In Pedobacter sp. WC2423, the following are encoded in one genomic region:
- a CDS encoding S-adenosyl-l-methionine hydroxide adenosyltransferase family protein, producing MITNLKYSITLIFLFFITGLASAQNKILVFQSDFGLKDGAVSAMKGVAIGVSPDLKIFDLTHEIPAYNIWEAAYRLVQTVPYYPAGTVFVSVVDPGVGTSRKSVVLKTKTGQFIVTPDNGTLTLVAQSLGIEEVREINEVKNRRKDSEKSYTFHGRDVYAFTGARLASGAITYDQVGNELPKQVVEIPYQKATLENGKLKGSISILDVQFGNIWTDITADLVKQLNPRYGDVMHLQIFHKGKKVYEGDAPYSQTFGAVAEGKPLSYLNSLLQLSFALNQANFAAVHQIASGNEWSVEVTLKKGK from the coding sequence ATGATCACAAACCTAAAATACAGTATTACCTTAATTTTTCTATTCTTTATTACCGGCCTGGCTTCAGCTCAAAACAAAATTCTTGTTTTTCAATCAGACTTTGGCTTAAAAGACGGTGCAGTATCTGCGATGAAAGGAGTAGCTATTGGCGTTTCGCCGGATCTTAAAATATTCGACCTCACGCATGAAATACCTGCTTATAATATCTGGGAGGCTGCTTACCGATTAGTTCAGACCGTACCTTATTATCCAGCCGGAACAGTATTCGTTTCTGTGGTAGACCCGGGAGTAGGGACGAGCCGCAAATCTGTAGTGCTTAAAACTAAAACAGGACAATTTATCGTGACACCAGATAATGGTACGCTGACTTTAGTTGCGCAATCTCTGGGGATTGAAGAAGTCCGGGAAATCAATGAGGTTAAAAACAGACGTAAAGATTCAGAGAAGTCTTATACTTTCCACGGACGTGATGTTTACGCTTTTACCGGAGCAAGATTAGCTTCAGGTGCAATCACCTATGATCAGGTTGGAAATGAACTTCCAAAACAAGTTGTAGAGATTCCTTATCAAAAAGCTACGCTGGAAAATGGCAAACTTAAAGGAAGCATCTCTATTCTTGATGTACAGTTCGGCAATATCTGGACAGACATTACCGCAGACCTGGTCAAACAGCTTAACCCGCGATATGGAGACGTCATGCACTTGCAAATCTTCCACAAAGGAAAGAAAGTTTATGAAGGAGATGCGCCTTATAGTCAGACTTTTGGCGCTGTTGCCGAAGGTAAGCCTTTAAGTTATCTGAATAGCCTGTTACAGTTGTCTTTCGCTTTAAACCAGGCTAACTTTGCTGCAGTTCATCAGATTGCCAGTGGCAATGAATGGAGTGTAGAAGTAACTTTAAAGAAGGGTAAATAA
- a CDS encoding TonB-dependent receptor, producing MKRLISAFLFLLISTAAFSQNRTITGRVTDQHNNPLPGATIVLSPDGKQTTSDQSGAFKITATAGTQLIGVNFVGYKLFKEKLTAVNYYTISLQPDEAVLDEVVLVGTRSTGRTRLNTAVPVDVFNIPKLQLMAPQNDLNQLLQYASPSFNSNRQSSSDGSEHIDPASIRGLGPDQLLVLMNGKRRHTTSLVNNQGTVGNGSVGTDMNTIPASAIERIEVLRDGASAQYGSDAIAGVVNIVLKQNTGKLLIAATGGITSRGDGQVGQLNLNYGTALGKNGGYLNLTAEGAYRGKTTRDQNNDLIIFDQSANPARAYDDARLKARGLTRDDFNFQIGDAKIQNLSAFFNLGLPFNHGETEFYAFGGYNYRTGEGFGFRRLPANPSVNVYSIFPDGYQPNTTSKINDRSLAFGFKQKLGNWNADLSNTLGDNRFDYEVNNTVNASLQDKSPTSFKAGGHEFLQNTTNLDFSRKLDVASGLNVAFGAEFRVDDYQIRAGEEASWKNYALITNPDGTVSNPSGLAGGSQSFNGFSPDNVVHKNRSNTGLYADGELDITSKWLISGAARFEHYSDFGSTVSGKFATRYKITPKFNIRGAISNGFRAPSLHQQYFSAVSTDILPDNTLGQSGFFINSSPVAKALGIPELKQETSMNYSLGFTAQPFRNFSISVDGYLTAIKNRIVLTGSFGYDAFGDPVPEVQSIINSFGVSSARFFSNAIDTRTIGVDVVADYNIRSGGHTYGASLGFNINRNKIIGDLHIPDQLKGQEDIFFSPNDRTLITEGTPRIKTNLALNYGYKNFSLLLRNVYFGKVARNSFPYGEEQIHSGKVVTDLSLSYNVKPVTFTLGANNLFDIFPDQQIYANSYFGVFKYASVQMGTLGSYCFLRATLELPNKKR from the coding sequence ATGAAGAGATTAATTAGCGCTTTCCTTTTTCTTCTGATTTCAACTGCTGCTTTCTCACAAAACCGGACGATAACAGGCCGGGTTACAGACCAGCACAACAATCCATTACCCGGTGCAACGATTGTACTATCGCCGGATGGCAAACAAACCACCAGCGATCAATCCGGTGCCTTTAAAATAACGGCAACTGCCGGTACACAGCTGATCGGAGTTAACTTTGTTGGGTATAAACTCTTTAAAGAAAAGCTGACCGCTGTAAACTATTATACCATCAGCTTACAGCCGGATGAAGCGGTGCTGGATGAAGTCGTTTTGGTCGGTACGCGCAGTACAGGCAGAACAAGATTGAATACCGCAGTGCCTGTAGATGTATTCAATATCCCAAAATTACAGCTGATGGCACCGCAGAATGATTTAAACCAGCTGCTGCAATATGCTTCACCCTCTTTTAACTCTAACCGCCAGTCCTCTTCTGATGGTAGTGAACATATTGATCCGGCCAGTATCCGTGGATTAGGCCCTGATCAGTTACTGGTGTTAATGAATGGGAAACGCAGACACACGACTTCTCTGGTAAACAACCAGGGAACGGTGGGCAATGGATCTGTAGGCACAGATATGAATACCATTCCAGCCTCTGCTATTGAAAGAATTGAGGTTTTAAGAGATGGTGCTTCTGCACAATACGGCTCAGATGCAATTGCAGGTGTGGTTAATATCGTTCTGAAACAAAATACGGGTAAATTACTGATTGCAGCGACAGGGGGGATTACTTCCAGAGGTGATGGACAGGTGGGGCAGCTCAATCTGAACTATGGAACTGCCTTAGGTAAAAATGGTGGTTATTTAAACCTGACTGCCGAAGGTGCTTACCGGGGTAAAACCACACGTGACCAGAACAATGACCTGATTATTTTTGATCAGTCTGCTAATCCGGCCCGTGCTTACGATGATGCCCGGTTAAAAGCAAGAGGTTTAACCAGAGATGATTTTAATTTCCAGATCGGAGATGCTAAAATTCAGAACCTGTCTGCTTTTTTTAACCTTGGACTTCCGTTTAACCATGGGGAAACTGAATTTTATGCCTTTGGCGGATATAATTACAGAACCGGAGAAGGCTTTGGCTTTCGCAGGCTGCCGGCTAACCCTTCAGTAAATGTATACAGTATTTTTCCTGATGGATACCAGCCCAATACGACTTCAAAGATCAATGACAGGTCTTTGGCATTTGGATTTAAACAGAAACTGGGGAATTGGAATGCTGACCTGAGCAATACTTTGGGTGACAACAGGTTTGACTACGAAGTGAACAATACCGTGAATGCTTCTTTACAGGATAAATCTCCAACCAGCTTTAAAGCAGGAGGGCATGAATTCCTTCAAAATACAACTAACCTTGACTTTAGCCGTAAACTTGATGTTGCTTCGGGCTTAAACGTTGCTTTTGGTGCAGAATTCAGAGTGGACGATTACCAGATCAGGGCAGGTGAAGAAGCTTCCTGGAAAAATTATGCTTTGATTACAAATCCTGATGGTACGGTTTCCAACCCTTCAGGACTTGCAGGAGGTTCACAATCATTCAACGGGTTTTCTCCTGATAATGTGGTGCATAAAAACAGGAGCAATACCGGATTATATGCCGATGGTGAACTGGATATAACTTCAAAATGGCTCATCAGTGGTGCAGCCAGGTTTGAACATTATAGTGACTTTGGCTCTACTGTAAGTGGTAAATTCGCTACCCGTTACAAGATCACCCCGAAATTTAATATCAGGGGGGCCATCAGTAATGGATTCAGAGCGCCATCCCTGCATCAGCAATATTTTAGTGCGGTAAGTACCGATATTTTACCTGACAATACCTTAGGGCAATCGGGATTTTTTATCAATAGCAGCCCTGTCGCCAAAGCTTTGGGGATTCCGGAATTAAAGCAGGAAACCTCCATGAATTACAGCCTTGGTTTTACAGCTCAGCCTTTTAGGAATTTCAGTATTTCGGTAGATGGTTATCTGACTGCTATTAAAAACAGGATTGTGCTGACCGGAAGCTTCGGTTATGATGCATTTGGAGATCCCGTTCCTGAAGTTCAAAGTATCATTAATTCTTTTGGTGTATCTTCTGCACGCTTTTTCAGCAATGCAATTGATACCAGGACTATCGGCGTAGATGTTGTGGCAGATTATAATATCAGATCAGGCGGCCATACTTATGGCGCTTCCCTGGGTTTTAATATTAACAGGAATAAAATTATTGGTGACCTGCATATCCCGGATCAGTTAAAAGGGCAGGAGGATATCTTTTTCTCACCGAATGACAGAACTTTGATTACAGAGGGAACACCAAGGATAAAAACCAATCTTGCGCTGAATTATGGCTACAAGAATTTCAGTTTACTGCTGCGTAACGTTTACTTTGGAAAAGTGGCCAGAAACAGTTTCC